In one Echinicola marina genomic region, the following are encoded:
- a CDS encoding alpha/beta hydrolase fold domain-containing protein: MLVFFLVLVLLGYSSLAQTGKKAIVPSAKAKRSYTLLPLGDSITEGGSSFSSYLYPLWEQLFTEGYQVEFIGPNNSPSRIGGIAHAGFGGKTTEFLAQQIDSIYHQYPADIVLLHSGHNHFSEEKPIAQIIEAQSTIIHKIKRINPDAIIMVAQVIESGKLPKYAYLPSLNAATASMVKTLEEQYDGLYLVDQATGFLWKEHTVTDKVHPNKAGAEIMAKNWFNALREVLKAPKWSLKPTLVTYKEVENRDLKLHIFTKKPGNIEKKKPCILFFFGGGWKVGSPLQFYRECAHFAEKGFVAISADYRIDYLDKSTIFDCISDAKSAVRWVRENAEELGIDADKIAVAGASAGGYLAAATATVDGYDKAGENLVISSRPNLNILYYPVIDNAPGGYGSDEMKANYKAISPLYCLDQEAPPSLILLGSEDPYLSVNNAEKYIDQLKAFGIKGKLKVYRGAGHPIFYYRKGVGEAYFHTLRDTEAFLKKQGYFY; the protein is encoded by the coding sequence ATGCTTGTCTTTTTTCTTGTACTTGTTCTGCTGGGGTACAGCAGCTTGGCACAAACCGGTAAAAAAGCAATTGTTCCCAGTGCTAAAGCCAAAAGGAGTTATACTTTATTGCCTTTGGGGGATTCCATTACCGAGGGAGGAAGTTCCTTTTCCTCTTACTTATACCCCTTATGGGAGCAGCTTTTTACGGAAGGCTATCAGGTTGAGTTTATTGGCCCAAATAACAGCCCCTCCAGAATAGGAGGGATAGCCCATGCAGGTTTTGGAGGGAAAACTACGGAGTTTCTGGCGCAGCAGATTGATAGTATTTACCATCAATATCCTGCTGACATTGTATTGCTGCACAGTGGACATAACCATTTTTCTGAAGAAAAACCGATAGCCCAGATCATTGAAGCGCAAAGTACCATTATCCATAAAATTAAGAGGATAAATCCAGATGCCATTATTATGGTGGCTCAGGTCATTGAAAGTGGTAAGCTTCCAAAATATGCCTATCTGCCATCGCTTAATGCTGCCACTGCTTCCATGGTAAAGACATTGGAAGAGCAGTATGACGGCCTTTACTTAGTGGACCAGGCAACTGGATTTTTATGGAAAGAGCATACTGTAACGGATAAGGTACATCCCAATAAGGCCGGGGCTGAAATAATGGCAAAGAATTGGTTCAATGCCCTGAGAGAGGTTTTAAAAGCTCCCAAATGGTCATTGAAGCCAACTTTGGTTACCTATAAGGAGGTGGAAAACAGGGATTTAAAACTTCATATTTTTACTAAGAAACCAGGCAATATAGAAAAGAAGAAGCCCTGTATCCTGTTTTTCTTTGGTGGAGGATGGAAGGTGGGATCTCCCCTACAATTTTATAGAGAATGTGCGCATTTTGCCGAAAAAGGTTTTGTGGCCATCAGTGCAGACTATCGCATCGATTATCTGGATAAGTCCACCATCTTTGATTGTATCAGTGATGCCAAGTCTGCGGTCCGTTGGGTGAGGGAAAACGCGGAAGAGTTGGGAATAGATGCCGATAAAATAGCGGTGGCCGGTGCCTCAGCAGGAGGATATCTGGCTGCTGCCACTGCTACGGTTGATGGTTATGATAAAGCAGGGGAAAATCTGGTGATAAGTTCCCGGCCAAATCTGAATATCCTTTATTATCCGGTAATAGACAACGCACCTGGGGGATATGGTTCTGATGAGATGAAAGCAAATTACAAAGCAATCTCTCCCCTGTACTGTTTGGATCAAGAAGCTCCGCCTAGTCTTATTTTATTGGGAAGTGAAGACCCTTATTTGTCCGTCAATAATGCAGAGAAATACATAGACCAATTGAAAGCATTTGGTATCAAAGGAAAGCTAAAAGTTTATAGGGGAGCCGGCCACCCCATCTTTTATTACCGTAAGGGTGTGGGAGAGGCTTATTTCCACACTCTTAGGGATACAGAAGCCTTCCTGAAAAAACAGGGCTATTTCTATTGA
- a CDS encoding FAD-dependent oxidoreductase, with protein MMKQYLFAVIFTLLAITTGYGRQNGVLIEAESFDDLGDWLVDPQFVEQMGSPYLLAHGMGEPVSNASTSFKIKDKGAYHIWVRSKNWAPGDWKAPGRFQLAVNGNVLSSELGTQAGWGWEYVGMAELKKKTVELELIDLTGFDGRCDAIYFSQSRDDVPPRAGKSLAEWRKSAKGESDQPAVVEEYDLVVVGGGIAGCAAAIAAAEQGLEVALIHDRPVLGGNASSEIRVHTLGIYGNFERILKMLDTEHYPNGSPEAYRDEDKRHQNISKYKNIALYTNWRAYDALAEGNTITAVDARHTSAGKRIRFKAPRFVDSTGDGWIGYWAGAEFSYGREAVDQYGEAYEEWGELWSPNKADGFVMGSSVLWRTYQADKAYEFPKVPWAEEVAMGHEAKAGTWKWELSRLDYHQIEDAEEIRDHMLKAIYGSFANQKELPGMEKLKFEWISYLVGKRESRRLVGDYIFTFNDVTEQRKFSDAVVMEEREVDVHYQQNLKDASKPDFLSEAIFYRTPMYYIPYRSLYSKNISNLFMAGRNFSCSHIGLGGPRVMRTTGQMGAAVGFAAAICAKYQCDPRSVYEDHLDEYLELIEKQK; from the coding sequence ATGATGAAGCAATATCTCTTTGCAGTAATTTTTACTTTGTTGGCTATAACTACTGGATATGGCCGGCAAAATGGTGTTTTGATAGAAGCGGAAAGCTTTGATGATTTAGGGGATTGGTTGGTAGACCCGCAGTTTGTCGAACAAATGGGATCTCCCTATTTGCTAGCACATGGCATGGGGGAGCCCGTGTCAAATGCCTCTACGAGCTTTAAAATCAAGGATAAAGGGGCATACCATATTTGGGTAAGGAGTAAGAACTGGGCTCCAGGGGACTGGAAAGCTCCAGGAAGGTTTCAATTGGCTGTAAATGGTAATGTACTGTCAAGTGAATTAGGAACCCAAGCAGGTTGGGGTTGGGAGTATGTAGGTATGGCTGAATTAAAGAAAAAGACTGTTGAGCTAGAGTTAATTGATTTGACAGGCTTTGATGGAAGATGTGATGCCATTTATTTTTCTCAATCAAGGGACGATGTTCCCCCTAGAGCTGGAAAGTCCTTGGCTGAATGGAGGAAAAGTGCCAAAGGTGAAAGTGACCAGCCAGCTGTAGTGGAAGAATATGATTTGGTGGTAGTTGGAGGTGGAATTGCCGGTTGTGCAGCAGCCATTGCCGCAGCGGAGCAAGGTCTGGAAGTTGCTCTGATTCATGATAGACCTGTATTGGGCGGAAATGCCAGTAGTGAAATTCGCGTGCATACATTAGGGATTTATGGCAATTTTGAAAGAATCCTCAAAATGCTGGATACGGAACATTATCCAAATGGCTCGCCAGAAGCTTATAGGGATGAAGATAAGCGTCATCAAAATATATCAAAATATAAGAATATAGCGCTATACACCAATTGGAGAGCTTATGATGCTTTGGCCGAGGGAAATACCATTACAGCGGTAGATGCAAGGCACACCTCAGCAGGAAAAAGAATCCGTTTCAAGGCACCTCGTTTTGTCGATTCAACAGGAGATGGCTGGATAGGCTATTGGGCTGGTGCAGAGTTTTCCTACGGTAGGGAAGCTGTAGATCAATATGGTGAGGCTTATGAAGAATGGGGAGAGTTGTGGTCTCCCAATAAAGCAGATGGATTCGTAATGGGTTCATCTGTGCTTTGGAGAACTTATCAAGCGGATAAAGCTTATGAATTCCCTAAAGTACCTTGGGCAGAAGAAGTAGCTATGGGACATGAAGCAAAAGCTGGTACATGGAAGTGGGAGCTTTCCCGTTTGGATTATCACCAAATAGAGGATGCAGAAGAAATCAGGGATCATATGCTAAAAGCTATCTATGGATCCTTTGCCAATCAAAAGGAGTTGCCAGGCATGGAAAAACTTAAATTTGAGTGGATTTCTTATTTAGTTGGGAAAAGAGAGTCCAGAAGGTTGGTAGGAGATTATATTTTTACTTTTAATGATGTAACGGAGCAAAGAAAGTTTTCTGATGCTGTGGTAATGGAAGAAAGGGAAGTGGACGTGCATTACCAACAAAATCTAAAAGATGCTTCAAAACCTGATTTTCTGTCAGAGGCCATATTTTACAGAACACCAATGTATTATATCCCTTATAGAAGCTTATATTCCAAAAATATCAGTAACCTATTTATGGCAGGGCGTAATTTCAGCTGTTCTCATATCGGCTTAGGAGGTCCAAGGGTAATGAGGACTACTGGTCAAATGGGGGCTGCAGTGGGCTTTGCTGCTGCCATTTGTGCCAAATACCAATGTGATCCTAGGTCTGTTTATGAGGATCATTTGGACGAATATTTAGAGTTAATAGAAAAGCAAAAGTGA